In Legionella beliardensis, the following are encoded in one genomic region:
- a CDS encoding erythromycin esterase family protein, producing MDAQQKVVEILNHAIKPLVDTQDYSDLIEKIGNKRFVLMGEATHGTDEFYQARIQLTKRLIQEQGFMAVAVEGDWPDAYGIHSYIQGEGHISDYSRALSRFQRFPRWMWRNTTMPPFMKWLREFNDNLPKENKIGFYGLDLYSLHASQEAVISYLMKVDPSAAKKAMERYACFDHQNLDPQSYGYLANLGIKKKCIKEALAVLMDLQQNAFEYLCQDGVVIEEDYFFAAQNARIVKDAESYYRSMFEGYTSSWNIRDRHMAETVTVLADHLEQRLQKPAKIIIWAHNSHVGDARATERNERDEINIGQLIREQYDLHAYLIGFSTYEGFVTAASDWDKPAECKKIVPGLPGSYEDLFHQLSHKNFVLDLHDHEKLVHFLQFPRLQRAIGVIYRPETERFSHYFLTRLPYQFDCLIHFDKTHAIKELDIENE from the coding sequence ATGGATGCCCAGCAAAAAGTAGTAGAAATTTTAAATCATGCTATAAAACCCCTGGTCGATACACAAGATTATTCTGATTTAATAGAAAAAATAGGGAATAAGCGTTTTGTCCTAATGGGGGAAGCAACGCATGGGACAGATGAATTTTATCAAGCTCGCATCCAACTCACTAAGCGCCTAATTCAAGAACAAGGATTTATGGCCGTTGCTGTAGAAGGAGATTGGCCTGATGCCTATGGTATTCATAGCTATATTCAGGGAGAGGGCCATATTAGTGACTACAGTCGCGCATTAAGTCGTTTTCAACGTTTTCCACGTTGGATGTGGCGCAATACAACTATGCCGCCTTTTATGAAATGGCTAAGAGAATTTAATGATAATTTACCAAAAGAGAATAAAATAGGTTTTTATGGCCTTGATTTGTATAGTTTACATGCTTCGCAAGAAGCGGTAATTAGTTATTTAATGAAAGTTGATCCTTCTGCTGCCAAAAAAGCAATGGAACGTTATGCTTGTTTTGATCACCAAAATCTTGATCCGCAATCTTATGGTTATTTAGCTAATTTAGGTATTAAAAAGAAGTGCATTAAAGAAGCATTAGCTGTGTTAATGGATTTACAACAAAATGCGTTTGAGTATCTATGTCAAGATGGTGTGGTTATTGAAGAAGATTACTTCTTTGCAGCGCAAAATGCACGTATTGTTAAGGATGCAGAGAGCTACTATCGTTCTATGTTTGAAGGTTATACCTCATCATGGAATATTCGCGATCGACATATGGCAGAAACGGTCACTGTTTTAGCAGATCATCTCGAACAACGCTTGCAAAAACCAGCTAAGATCATCATTTGGGCGCATAATTCGCACGTTGGCGATGCGCGAGCTACGGAACGAAATGAACGGGATGAAATTAATATAGGCCAATTAATTCGCGAGCAATACGATTTACATGCCTATCTCATTGGATTTTCTACTTATGAAGGTTTTGTAACGGCAGCGTCTGATTGGGATAAACCTGCAGAATGCAAAAAAATAGTACCTGGGCTGCCTGGAAGCTATGAAGATTTATTTCATCAATTAAGCCATAAAAACTTTGTATTAGATTTACATGATCATGAGAAATTAGTCCACTTCCTGCAATTTCCTCGCTTACAGCGTGCTATTGGCGTGATTTATCGTCCTGAGACTGAGCGTTTCAGCCACTATTTTCTTACCCGTCTGCCTTATCAATTTGATTGTTTGATTCATTTTGATAAAACGCATGCCATAAAGGAATTAGACATTGAAAATGAATAG